The sequence TTCGTTAAGGAGCAGGCAGCGCAAACATCTCCTCCTAACATCTCCTGTCACGCACACAGACCCACATGGACCAGCAGAAGCCcgggggggtggtgggggtggggggtaaacTTCGCTACGGTAACCAGAAACACAGGACAGAGACGGCATGGCGGTAACTTAGCAATGTCTTGGTGGCGGAGCGCGCCGCAGACATGCTATCAGGTGACCACCGTTGGGCCGAGGACGCAGAAAAAGTGAGTATTGGGAGGGAGGGGGTTAAGCCAGACAGATGATATTACATAAGCTCTAAAGCAGAACCCCTGCAGTACAGGGACAGGGGCTCTATGGGGACAGTCTGAGGCTGGGAGAAATAAGATCACAGTATTTTTCTCAGCTCTTCGGATAAACACGTCACAACATGCTTTGCATTTTCTGCATGATGAGTGATAGTAAtaacaaatgaaatgcaaattacgccaaaaaatatatatatttctttacatATTTTCACATAAGCTGTGAGGTGCAGGGAgagctttttttaatattataatattacacGTTAATTTATGCCACACGTCACcattaatttatgttttcaaCTGGAAGTTTGCTAGAATGAAAATCATCTTAAATTTTAAATTGCCCAGCAAAAGGTGCTTCCCTTTGCATGTGAAACGTGCTAAAGAGAGTGAACTGGGGGGAACTGGGCAAAGGGCAATGCGGCcactctccctctttctccacCTTCACCTGACCCCAGTCTCCAAAAATACCCTCACCCCTGAACTCCAGAGGCTCACTCCTGTCAACGCTTGGCCCTCCCCACAACCCCAAATGTGGGAGCAGAGGAGTGAATGGTGCACAGACTCTCCAAAGATGCCCTCTAAAGTCGCCCTGAGCACGGCGGGGGGGTTGGACATCTCAGAAGCTGCAGTATGCAGGCGAATCTTTAACGGGGCGAGAGATCAAACTTGATATTAATTTGCCCGCATGCATAATGCATCTCCCATGTGGAAGAGCGGTGTAAAGAGATCGGGTCACCAGTAAGACATTCACCCGTTTTCCTGCAGCGCACGGGACCACCTAAGCCAAGGCAGCCCACTAGAAAACCCCAACGAGATCCCAAACCCTTATCTGAGAACATTTTCACATGTGCACGCTTCTCCCCGTTTACTTACAATGGGAGCGAAGAACAAAAATAGCAGAAACACGTGATTCTGTACGCCAACTGCAGGTGAAAGCCAGTCCTCTACGttcgttttatttaattattttttttttgtttataagACCCACTGCTCCGCTCTGATGCCTTCTCTTGTTTTATGCACCTTCCATTTCGCCCATTCATTTTATATAGCCAAGCTGATATTCATACCAGcaagtcaattttttttttgtatgttttcccTTTCTAATTTTAGGTCTGTGGGTCAATCACTAATAATAGCACAATGTTCaggtttgtgtatgtttgtgagagagagagagagagagaatgacagAGGGGGTCTTCATCTCCGAAATAGCAGCGCTGCAGCTCTACTAACTGGGTAGATCTGAGTGTAGACCAGGAGCGAGGGGGAGGGTAAGGGGAAAACACCACTACtctacacactctctctcactctctctctctctctctctctctctctctctcacacacatgaaaTCCCTTCCCCCACGAGCCATCAGGAGACAAAACCAACTCGAGCTGATGGCAGGGGCTGGCTGCGCAGCAGAAGCCAGTAACCTGACTTCAAATGGACCGCCATCCCCCATCGCAGGCGCTTACTAACAAAGCGGGGTGAAGAGGCCTTTTGCCAATTAAAAGGCTTTGGGTCGAGGGGGTGGTGGTTTGACGGGGGGGGGCGGCGTGCTACCATTGCTGGGAACCGCGCATCAATGCCGCAACAGACCAGCGGTCAACTTCACTGTTTTTTCACCCCAATCAACCCAAATGCTTTAATTAACTAAACACAGACAGAGCCTGTGTTTAGACAGAGTTTGGctgtaaataacatttttatcagGATCAATTGCTTTAATGCATGGTTTACTAGTTTCTGTGTTCCAGTGTTTCGGCTGGATTTATTTTAGCAGGTGGTCAGGCCTGTGCATGTTTTCTAGAATGCCTGTTATGCTGACCCTTTGACACAGGGCCTAAAATGAAGTGCATTGACAAACAATTTACCTAGTTTCCTTGGCAACAGCCACAAGTCCTCACATGGACACGCCACATTTACATACAGCCTGCACAAAATCCACAAGACTGCGGCTTCTAACTTCACAGCAATTGCACATACTCACAAATATCAGTCAGCCACATTTCTTAAAGAACAGCCTGTGGGAATATCTCCCACGCAAGTATTACGCGAATTTTAGCGATGCATAAACACGGCCCCTCCCATCACCTCATTTAGCATCCATATCCAGGTATCTAGGGCTCAAGGCCATACAGACATCCTGACACAGCTTAGGCCGGAGGCTGTTTTCGCAGCTAGGTGACTCCTTAATCTGGATAACAGTGGACGGCACTGCCCTTGCAACGCCTGCATTCTCAGAACTTCTTCAGACAACAGTCCCTTTCAGCAGGCCATGAGAATGACGTGAAGGATATCGGGCCTTCCTCGGTACACGTACAGCCTAATTTCTGCACAATTCATTCCGATTTGGGTCAGATTTATTTGCACATACCAAAAAATGCATAACATAATAAACATAGCAAACACTATAAAGCAAATTAGATAAATATCTGTGATCAGAATGAAAAACAAGACTCATGAGTGGAATGATGTCCATATGGGTGTACGttctgtaaaaatatatattttttaaggaTAGGATTGTTTGTATAGATTTGCAGCAAGCGGTCACAGAACCTGCCACACAGATTCCTGATGCATAATAATTGGGTCAAATTACCTGCTGCTAGAGTTTTTCTTGATTTTACTTTTCCGTTTCAAACTGTCCCTTTCTTTGCTGCTGGTGAAGGGTAACATGGAGGCATACCCATGTTCTgcttctgcaaaaaaaacaaaaaaaaaaaaagagctttaaTTATAGATTAGTTCTCAAGGCAATATGAGCTTCACGCAAACAGATGTTCCCAGCTGAAATGCAAAGGAAAGCAGGCCCATCAGCAGGAGGTCCAAGTGCGCTTATTTCGTACAAAATGTAAAGGCTCTGGGCTCAATGATGTCATCTGAACTCGAGTAAACCCGCTAGCCAGCCAAACCACAACAGATTGAGGGGAGGGGGATGCACTAGGACATACTCGTCCGGggaagaaaataataaaggCTCCAGTTCGGTTTAAAAATACGCCCGGATCGCTCCCATTTCGTCATACGATGGTTTCATGTGCAGAATCTGtggtaaataaattaaaacaaaacgTCCCCCTATGcagctgtgaaaaaaaacaatgcaatggGAACCCCTTAAAAACCACGTTGCTGGTTGGTGCAGTACTGTGTCTTGCATTGTTTTTCAAATGTgcgtttaaaaacaaaaaaagatgtaaCAGGCTAAGGCGTTCACAACGTCACAGAAAGGCACAGCAATGATGTTTATTCTTCCAGCTCTAGTGTTCATATTCTTGAAAAAGCAGCAGCCTTCCACCGTCGaaccaggcaaaaaaaaaaaaaaaacaacaaaacgacaaaaaccaaaacagaagaaaacacaaCCATATGAAACATTGCATGCACAAGAGCTGATTAAATTAACGTGGGCTACCATACCTCTTTCTCTGCGATCGAGGTACTCTGCAGCTTCGATCAACATCTGCACCATTCCAATCGCCGCCATTTTCAACAATAACACcgccagaaataaaaaatatatagatgtatatacacgcacacacacagagagacagacagacagcccctTGTTGCTTCCGTGTTTAATTGCGCCGGGTTTTGTTTGCCTGCCACACGGTGCCGGCGTGACGGATGCGAGCGCTCGCCCGACGTCGTCCGAGGCGCACCGGCGCGGGTTGTGGGTTTGTTGCTGTAGGTGACGAGGGAAAAACAACGGGGTCAAGCGGGCGAAGTAGGTGGCGGCTCGCCGCGCAGCCTGTGCTGGTGTGACGCGGTCGCGGACGACACGAAGTCCTGCTCTCATGCGGCCCGCCGACGTGGCTTCTGTTGCTGGAAATTTGGCGAGTgagaaaaatagaaaacagaGATGGGGAACTAGCGAGCTTATATCGCTGGTGGGAAATCTGGGGGGGGACGACACACTGTCGACCCGGGAGCTCGAATCTCTTGTagggagaaaataaataaataaataaaaaaacaggagctGCGAGGGAGTCGCCTTGTTTTGATCCCGTCCCCGTCAAACCTCCCCCTGCCCTGCGCGGCTAGCAGGCTAGCATGGCACCCGGCGGCCCGCCGTTAACCGAGGACTCCGGTGTGCGGGGCTCTAAATTTCCCCCGGGCGACGACGTCGAGCGCTGCCTTAAAAGCAGCCCCGCACGCCCGTACGCTCGTCCGGGAactccccccccctccccaaagcCGGCCGTCCGCCAGCTACTACAACGAAACGGGCGCCGCTGCGGTGGACCGGCCGGCTCGCCACAGAAAGCGTCGGGTGCGCGTAAGAAAACAGTTGGCAGCCGGTAAGAAATTCGCTCCGGTGCGCGTCTCCACCAAACACTAAATCTCCAACGCGACTTCCTGTGGCGTTCTATCGCGAGACGGCGAGGTTTTCGTTACATTCTTTTTGCCTCGAGCAGCACTGGCTGGTCTGCAACCGAGCAAAGCGGCTTGTTTATccgaaaaagaaaaggaaacgTCAAGCTTCgccggtttaaaaaaaaaaaaaaaaaaaaagccgcctACACCGACGACAAGGTTGCAGAAATGCTGGCCGCGCACCGAGCCGCTGTCAAGGGCTTGCACGAGCCGAGCCGCGATTGGACGACGAGGCCGCCCGTCCGGGGGTTCGCGCTGCCGCGGCGGCCAATCGCTGCGCCCCCAGACACGCCGGCGTGCCGccgaggccacgccccccgACAATCCGCCTCGCGGCCTCCTACTGGATCCGCCGAGCGGCCAAAATGAGCGCCAGCGTAGACGACGATTGGACGTCTCGCCGATTTACAACCAAACGGCCACGCCCCCGCCATTATTATCGAAGCTGATTGGTCGCTTTGCGTTGTTGTCAAATTTTGTGAATAGCGATTGGTCCGATTCTCGCGCAGCGCCTTACAAGCATTTTGGATCTGACAGAATTTTTATGTAAACTTTTATTGATGACAAAACAAAAGATCTCCTGACAAGGTGATCGTCTTTACATACTTGAAATCAAGGAATGTCCTATGTCTCCTTATACGTGCATGTCTATTTTATCCAGGATATCCTTGACAAAAAGGCTGGTGGTAGCTTTGCAAAAACATACCCTTCAATGTCATTGTCTTAGTGGAACAAAACACCAAAAGGAAAAAACCTATacacaaatgcaataaatgagattttattttgtaaaagttCATTAACTGTGAATTTTCAGGGATAATCTGGGATTTTCTGCATTCCCGTCACAGCAGGATACATTTAAAACCCTCAGctgttaaattaaaaaacaaagatggaaaaaaaaaaaaaacacacacaagtcaacATGTCTCAACACAGTGAGCTGCCACAATAAAGAAGACGCTCATGCAATGAAATCCAGTGGTCTGTTGAAGCCACCTTTTCTGTTCATGTACTGCCTGAAAGACAAAATAGGATTACATCATTGAGCCCTCTTCCGGCATCAACACATTACATCATCAACAACCAATAGGAACACCTGCTGGACAAAATCTtgaaaggcattttttttactcaaacaAACACAATCCAGCCTGCACTGCCACAATCTTATAACAGAATGCTACACCAAGTGGCCTGGAGACAGAAATGGGCCTTGCAtggattttattaaattgttttaaataaatgtattacatttatctTCCTATGCACAGAGGCAAATATCATTAATACAGACTAATACAAATGATTTATGTGAGTGAGAACAATTTGGGCAAAACAACTTGTTTTACAACTAATGGACTGTGAAAAATTATTGCCCTATGCTACTGTACATAAACAATACACTTGACAATTTATTGATTACTGCTATGATCATGGAACACATCTAAAGAAATACAATTTTGTAAATTGAATGCAACTTTGTTAACCATCATACAATCCAATAACtactgtttaaaataaatattgcctcaaaaaataattaatttaaataaaatagcattactgcataaaaacagcaacatgCAAGTTATTATACACACCTGTACTTCCTCTTCTgtgtaacatttacagcataagCATTCACAGAGCCATCAGTCTTCCTGCCCTGTTGGAGAAATTCAATTAGAAAATCTCATAGTAATATAATGCAACACTATTTAATGagaaatgtaaaacaaattcacaaattcacaaattTCCCATTCAGAACTTGCACATATAAAATTTCCTTCACAGATCAATGCACCGATCAATAACAGATTACCTGGAATTTACCTAATCCTGCCACCATGTAGTGAAATGAAACTCATTcaactcacattcacattcaaaCACATGCCAGAGGTCTCACATTCAAAGATTAAGGGTCATTAAGTCACTCACTTTCCACAGAgagaaatggcaaaaaaataattcaaaatagACCTCGGAGTTGTGAGCTGGCCATAGATGTGCTTggttgttacacacacacacacacacacacacacacacacacacacacacacacacacacacacacacacacacacactctctcctgtTGAAAGTCACTGTACCAAAGTGAACACAATTTATATTTGCAGCACTTAGCAGAAGCAGTTATCAAAAgggacttacaaccagtagttacagggacagtccccctggagatactcagggttaagtgttttgctcagggacacaatggtagtaagtgagatttgactttgtggtcttctacctactaggctacttccTTCCGATGACACCTTCAACCAGTACAGTCCTGTGTAAAGTTGGGGGAGCGAACCCCTTTAAGGCTTTCTTGTCTATAGCCTAAAATGTCATTAAGCAATTACTGCCAAACCAAATATAATGATTTTCTGGTAAAAGTTTGTTAATGTGTAACGTACTTTGGTTGTGTCAAACGTACTGAACCCCATTAGCTTCATCATCTCGATCTCCTCTTCAGTTTTGCCTTGCATGTCTTCCGCTGAAACAGggattacatttgttttaaaaaggaCACACATGCTGGACTAAGAAAAATTCTAACTGTAGCGGTCAATACATACCTGATATCTGATGCACCTTCACAGTCTTCTCCTTTGCCTCCTTCTTTTCATCATCACGTCTATCTTTCTGCCGGACTGGAGAGCTGGAGGCAGAACGGTGCCGGCGGGGAGATCTTAAGAAAGACAAAAAGTGGAAAATCCATTCAAGCCACAATCACAAAACggcttaaatttttttatattgcctAAAAGTGTTAAATCTTCcatttgaagtgaaaatgaagtgatagtcattgtgagactctgcagcacagcacagcacacggggcgacaacaaaatgtgtcctctgcttttaactatcacccttggtgagcagtaggcagccatgacaggcgcctggagcAGTGTgagctttgctcaatggcaaccttctgattacgggttcgtTGTCTTACCCACAAAGCCACCACTGCTCAACAGTCTCGATCTGTTTATGTATTTTCAAAGTATTTTAAAACTCCAACATTTACTTTTGAGCTcactgatatatttatatattgatgGCCTGCTGAACACCTACAGCATAGCAAGTGCACTTGAATTATTTCTGTATGTAAGATATttgactgtactgtatattgccgctgttttatactgttgcacttgagagacaccatctgcCGCAGTCAAATGTTCAATCACACGCTTGGTCAGAATGAGCAGTTGCTCTCAAACCAAACTCCGAATCCTCGGACATGTTCGTGACCGACTCTGTAACACACCGGTGTCACTGGCTCCCGTGGGGCCGTGGCGTGCCGTGGCGTGTCGTGGCGTCGGCGGCCTCACCTGGAGCGCCGCCTGTGCGGCGAGCGCGAGCGGCTCCGCCGTCTGTCCCGGTCGCGGGAGCGCGACCTCTCCCGGTCCCTGCGCCTGCGCTCACGGTCCCTGGACGCCGAGCGGGAGCGGCGCCtctctgttacacacacacagggtataTATACTTCAAAAAAAGAACCATTTCACCAAAcaacgtaaacacacacaagacattaaacagggtggtagtggcctagtgggtaacacactcgaatATGagccagaagagccaggttcaaatccctcttactaccattgtgtccctgagcaagacacttaccctaagtgtctccaggggggggactgtccctgtaactactgattgtaagtcgctctggataagggcgtctgataaatgttaaaCAGAAGAGGGGGGATCAGGGGAAACGATAAATAGGCGCTATGCTAACGGCGCTAAGAGACTCCGTTTTTACTCGCAAAAACACGAGAAAACAGTACAAACCTCGCCTCGGCGGCGTCCTGCTCCGACTTCGCCCCATTTATCAACGCCGCGTCGTTATAAAACCCGCACGTTGTCAGCAATGAATGAATAAGACGCGCGTCAGAAAACCCCACGACCCAACGCACCACCGTTCCGTCACTTAAACAACCTCCCCGGGCAACTGTGGTGACGAAACTATAGTTCCGACCTCTCATGGCAACATAAATACTGGCAGTACATTCTACATGGGTTCTATTCAGACGAAAATATGGAGAAAACACGGCCTTCACACAACGAGTTAGAATAATACAGCTTTTTAACGCTGGGGCTCTGCCAAAGGGTCGTGGAGGCCGAATGAGCAGCATGCAgctgcagtgcagtgcagtgacaGCCAAGGGAAGCCTGCATGGAGCATGCCACGTTGAAGCCCGCCTGATCATGACATTGCGAGAAAGAGCGAGATAGTTGGGATATTCAGTGGGAGTAACGTTGGCTTCCTTGAACTATGTTTGTAAGAGATGTCATGGAGCTATTGATAACAGTGGTGTTGAAAAGGAGACGACATGAGATGGTCTGGAGCATTGTGAAAAGGGAGTCCTTAATGTGTAGTGTAGGATTTGGAGTGGGAGTGAGTGTCCAAGAAATCTGTTCAATATTCTCATTAAAATGTTGGCAGACAGAGAggatggagcaggaggagctggCAGAAGAGTGGGGAGGAGAGGAGCCAGAGTCTATGAGGTGAGACACGGTGCAGAATGATTATTACAGGAATATCATAAATTTTGAGCAAGAAAAAGTACGGTGATGGTAAAGGAGGTCAAAGGCCCAAGTGGATGTAAAGTGTGTTTGTAGAGAGAAAAAAGCATGTTAATTTCTTCTGTGTAAATATTAGAAGTACTTAtcttttacaataaaatactaCATTTATCAACATATCCTATTTTCACCCCTCATATTGTAATGTGTAGTAATGTGGATGTTcgaaaatgcaaatgaactaATTAAGTCAGAATCACggtttaaattaataaatgataatgTCCAGATGGATACATGTGCCAAACaagcaacatttaaacattgtttTAACAATGCTCTATACAGATACTTTGGAAATGAATGTAGTTAAGACTGATTAGGCTGAAATTAGGCTgatgtaatattttgtttaaaatgaccATCAAATGACACTCAATAATAATCCTGAAAGATGATTGGAATGGATTTCACTTTAATGATTGGTATCACTGTACATTCTAGTATGatgtgaaaaaaaggaaaataaaaaaacagtagatATACACACAAAAGCTTTTAAACAATAACTACagttcataaaaataattacaaactgTCAAGAAATTCTTGTTTGCATACAAATTattctaaagaaaaaaacatggaatgtATAATGCTTTTCAGAATTGAGACATGATTTTGTATAATCTAATTTGATCTTTAATGTTAAGTATTTGTTGTTCTGGTAGTTCGAAA comes from Denticeps clupeoides chromosome 11, fDenClu1.1, whole genome shotgun sequence and encodes:
- the snrnp27 gene encoding U4/U6.U5 small nuclear ribonucleoprotein 27 kDa protein, whose protein sequence is MGRSRSRTPPRRERRRSRSASRDRERRRRDRERSRSRDRDRRRSRSRSPHRRRSRSPRRHRSASSSPVRQKDRRDDEKKEAKEKTVKVHQISAEDMQGKTEEEIEMMKLMGFSTFDTTKGRKTDGSVNAYAVNVTQKRKYRQYMNRKGGFNRPLDFIA